In Bacillus anthracis str. Vollum, a genomic segment contains:
- a CDS encoding type IA DNA topoisomerase produces MGKTLFIAEKPKVANEIMKSPRFRHSQKYIGSKPYYGYYENDHYIVSWCRGHLLELKNPEEMDPKYKLFQLEHLPLIFQPSYKVIQENAEQLQILVKLLQRPDVDHAVNICDADREGELIYREVYEYAGVNKKQSRVYKSSFEAAELEAALNRLESASKYDGLAYSAKARQYLDYLLGMNITRGCTTKLAQNKFLLSSGRVQMCLLHEIRQRELAIENYREQSYYHLQLITDLGLKPVMKTEDQVLNPSPLKSLGENLKDQYLTVEDFKEGTRKQNPKLLYNLTDLYKDAHAQLQINAETAKKHIQNLYEEGFITYPRSSSRHLPTEQVDRVKGVMQALAKSRYSLLVQSVDIDAIDIKHKTFDDDLVSSHFAIIPTTKQYQEEGRPEIEKQLYSLVVKRFVGNFMRPAVYLVRDVSLIDAMGNTYQIKESVLREKGFLEVFQEEVKEESVETFKVPILQKGQELQIYDFELQESKTKKPALHTESSILTFMETAGRKIDDEHLKELMKGKRIGTVATEAAFIPVLHEKNFIDIEKGKIITTPIGRAFIEQFPVQQIKDPLYTAEMEGMIHRIEKNEMSYENFIAQTNAFVQKITQEIIRIPDTVSYNLIETWKKQIEVCQCPCGNGIILDRGKFFGCSNHPNCNKGLPKRVKEKTIPTAQVKKLFEENKTDIIKGFKSNGKEFSAYLAFVNGEVSFNLPSVEELSLGQCPKCQKGKILNRKTFFGCSEYQNGCDFMLPAKIKGKKLSDSQIKKLVNNHVTDFINGFSGEKGEFTAAIRLKTDLSICFEFPTTDDRTVGKCPLCQSRVIIGKTNYLCEQYKRGCDFIVSGMILEKRITASQIKKLLEKNMTDTVKGFVSKKTGKSFDAKLTYDSTQKRVTFIYEKKK; encoded by the coding sequence ATGGGGAAAACGTTATTTATTGCAGAAAAACCAAAAGTGGCCAATGAAATTATGAAATCGCCACGCTTCCGTCATTCACAAAAGTACATTGGTAGCAAACCTTATTACGGTTATTATGAAAATGATCATTATATTGTCAGTTGGTGCCGTGGACATCTGCTTGAACTAAAAAATCCGGAAGAGATGGATCCAAAGTATAAGTTGTTTCAGTTAGAGCATTTACCTTTAATTTTTCAGCCATCGTATAAGGTGATACAAGAGAATGCAGAGCAACTACAAATACTTGTTAAACTGTTACAGCGACCTGATGTTGACCATGCCGTGAATATTTGTGACGCGGACCGCGAGGGAGAGTTAATCTATAGGGAAGTGTACGAATACGCAGGGGTGAATAAAAAGCAATCTCGCGTATATAAATCCTCCTTTGAAGCTGCAGAACTAGAAGCAGCTCTCAATCGATTAGAAAGCGCGTCTAAGTATGATGGACTAGCTTATTCTGCTAAAGCAAGGCAGTATTTGGATTATCTATTAGGTATGAATATAACCAGGGGATGTACCACGAAATTAGCACAAAATAAATTCTTATTGTCATCTGGACGTGTACAAATGTGTTTGCTACATGAGATACGCCAGCGGGAGTTAGCGATTGAAAACTATAGGGAGCAATCTTATTATCATCTGCAGCTAATAACAGATTTAGGACTTAAACCAGTTATGAAAACAGAAGACCAGGTGTTAAACCCATCTCCATTAAAAAGTTTGGGGGAGAACCTAAAAGATCAATATCTCACGGTTGAGGATTTTAAAGAGGGCACTAGGAAACAAAATCCTAAATTGCTATACAACTTAACGGACTTGTACAAAGACGCCCATGCACAATTACAAATTAATGCTGAAACTGCAAAAAAACACATTCAGAACTTGTATGAAGAAGGTTTCATAACCTATCCACGCTCTTCGTCTAGGCATTTACCTACAGAACAAGTGGATCGGGTAAAAGGTGTTATGCAGGCGCTAGCTAAGAGTCGTTATTCTTTACTGGTACAATCCGTCGATATTGACGCCATTGATATAAAACATAAAACATTTGATGATGATCTTGTATCAAGCCATTTTGCCATTATACCGACGACTAAACAATATCAAGAGGAAGGTCGTCCAGAGATTGAAAAACAACTATATAGCCTCGTGGTAAAACGTTTTGTGGGCAATTTCATGCGTCCTGCAGTGTACCTGGTAAGAGATGTATCCCTTATTGATGCAATGGGAAATACTTATCAAATAAAAGAAAGTGTGCTTCGAGAAAAAGGTTTCCTAGAAGTGTTCCAAGAGGAAGTAAAGGAAGAAAGTGTGGAAACATTTAAAGTTCCTATCCTGCAGAAAGGACAAGAACTTCAAATCTATGATTTTGAGTTACAGGAATCCAAAACAAAGAAACCAGCTCTACACACAGAAAGCTCAATTCTTACTTTTATGGAAACGGCTGGTCGTAAAATTGATGATGAACATTTAAAAGAGCTGATGAAAGGAAAACGAATTGGAACCGTAGCAACGGAAGCGGCTTTTATTCCCGTTTTACACGAGAAGAACTTTATAGACATTGAAAAGGGGAAAATTATAACAACTCCAATTGGCCGTGCCTTTATTGAACAATTTCCCGTTCAGCAAATTAAAGATCCGTTGTACACAGCAGAAATGGAAGGAATGATACATCGCATTGAAAAGAATGAAATGAGTTATGAGAACTTTATTGCACAAACAAATGCGTTTGTACAAAAAATAACACAAGAGATTATAAGAATCCCTGACACAGTTTCGTATAATCTAATAGAGACCTGGAAGAAACAAATAGAAGTATGCCAATGCCCTTGTGGAAATGGAATAATCTTAGATAGAGGAAAGTTTTTCGGGTGTAGCAATCACCCGAACTGTAACAAGGGATTACCCAAAAGAGTAAAGGAAAAAACGATTCCCACAGCACAAGTTAAAAAACTGTTTGAAGAGAATAAAACGGACATTATAAAAGGTTTTAAATCTAATGGTAAAGAATTTTCTGCGTATCTAGCATTTGTTAACGGTGAAGTCAGCTTTAATTTGCCTTCAGTTGAAGAATTATCGCTAGGGCAGTGTCCAAAGTGTCAAAAAGGAAAAATTCTAAACCGTAAAACGTTTTTTGGGTGCTCAGAATATCAAAACGGATGCGATTTTATGTTGCCGGCTAAAATTAAAGGTAAGAAATTATCCGATAGCCAGATTAAAAAACTAGTGAATAATCATGTGACAGACTTCATCAATGGTTTTAGTGGAGAAAAAGGAGAATTCACAGCTGCGATTCGATTAAAAACGGATCTTAGTATTTGTTTTGAATTTCCAACTACAGATGATCGTACGGTAGGTAAATGTCCATTATGCCAGAGTAGAGTCATAATCGGGAAAACAAACTATCTATGCGAACAATACAAGAGGGGTTGTGATTTTATTGTTTCAGGAATGATACTTGAAAAAAGAATTACAGCCAGTCAAATCAAGAAATTATTAGAAAAGAATATGACGGATACAGTAAAAGGATTTGTATCGAAAAAAACAGGGAAATCATTCGATGCTAAATTAACATATGACTCTACACAGAAGAGAGTCACGTTTATATATGAGAAGAAGAAATAA
- a CDS encoding thermonuclease family protein, producing MKIWIKAICITSFVIQMSACSSSAQTKNDSRPAQAVQNGIQQHVEGKDIVDIPEAYKRKLKGLETVKGKVLHIKDGDTIDVNVKGQKQTVRLLLLDTPESVSQKIPPQKMGKEASFFLKKQLDGKSVTLVYDQGPKEDKYGRKLAYVFCNGIHINELMAKSGYGIIAYIFKPNTTLLPEMLEAEKEAKEAKAGVWSIKGFVDEKNRHYNRNDAA from the coding sequence ATGAAAATATGGATTAAAGCTATTTGTATAACATCATTCGTAATTCAAATGTCAGCATGCAGCAGTTCCGCGCAAACAAAAAATGATTCGAGACCTGCCCAAGCAGTACAAAACGGAATACAACAGCACGTAGAAGGGAAAGATATTGTTGATATTCCAGAAGCTTATAAGAGGAAATTAAAAGGCTTAGAGACCGTTAAAGGGAAGGTATTACATATAAAAGACGGAGATACGATAGACGTGAACGTAAAGGGGCAGAAACAGACGGTAAGGTTACTGTTATTGGATACCCCTGAGTCTGTATCTCAAAAAATCCCACCACAAAAGATGGGAAAAGAAGCTTCTTTCTTTTTAAAGAAACAGCTAGATGGGAAAAGTGTAACCTTGGTTTATGATCAAGGACCAAAAGAAGACAAGTACGGTAGGAAATTGGCTTATGTATTTTGTAATGGTATACACATCAATGAATTAATGGCCAAGTCGGGTTATGGGATTATAGCCTATATTTTTAAACCTAATACTACATTACTACCCGAAATGTTAGAGGCAGAAAAAGAAGCAAAAGAAGCAAAGGCTGGCGTGTGGAGCATAAAGGGATTTGTAGATGAAAAGAACCGTCATTATAACCGTAATGATGCAGCTTAG
- a CDS encoding ArsR/SmtB family transcription factor gives MTTIQAGNEMHKIPEADVELLKIMAHPVRLQIVKELEHRKICNVTQLTELLDIPQSTVSQHLSKMRGKILRSERKGLEMYYHIANSKACQIVSVLGL, from the coding sequence ATGACAACTATTCAAGCAGGTAATGAAATGCACAAAATCCCAGAGGCGGATGTAGAATTATTAAAGATTATGGCCCATCCAGTTAGGTTACAAATCGTGAAGGAACTAGAACACCGTAAGATTTGTAATGTAACACAATTAACGGAGCTATTAGATATTCCTCAATCTACCGTATCTCAGCATTTATCTAAGATGCGTGGCAAGATTCTACGCTCGGAAAGAAAAGGGTTAGAGATGTACTATCATATTGCAAATTCCAAAGCATGCCAGATTGTTAGTGTACTAGGTTTATAA
- the hfq gene encoding RNA chaperone Hfq: protein MHTQEDFYNKLIEEQRLVTIFLINGVRVPGIIIAVDKFSVLVSSHGKQQFIYKHAISTVSL, encoded by the coding sequence ATGCATACACAAGAAGATTTTTACAACAAATTAATAGAGGAACAAAGATTAGTAACGATATTTTTAATAAACGGCGTAAGAGTACCTGGAATCATTATCGCTGTTGATAAATTCTCAGTGCTAGTTTCCAGTCATGGAAAGCAACAATTCATTTATAAGCATGCTATTTCAACAGTATCTTTATAA
- a CDS encoding Rap family tetratricopeptide repeat protein: MIVSVKGNEQITKMLNDWYIEIRARHVGKAHNLKLEIDQKIHNIEEDQNLLLYYALLDFRHQYMLDSLSIGKDSFDKVDSLGVPADQFLQYYYHFFKAIHSNITGDFTSAKEHYNQAELLLKHIPDEIEHAEFRFKLSTFHYHIYKPLAAIKEATKAKDIFKKHAGYETNIGLCDNLIGLACTHLKQFEEAEEHFITAINTFKKSGKEKNITFVRHNLGLMYSGQNLSELAIRYLSEVTQELPKDYKAIFIKAREHMKIGESKETYNLIVKGLEICKELKNEEYEHHFLILEKLNQKVSADELEKTIKTGISYFKRENLHEYVQEYAKKLAVLFHQENNRSKASDYFYLSHQAEEQNFEKEALK; this comes from the coding sequence ATGATTGTTTCAGTAAAGGGGAACGAGCAAATTACTAAAATGTTAAATGACTGGTATATAGAGATACGTGCCAGACATGTAGGAAAGGCACATAATTTAAAACTTGAGATTGATCAAAAGATACATAACATTGAAGAAGACCAAAACCTACTTTTATACTATGCCCTTTTAGATTTTCGTCATCAATATATGCTTGATAGTTTAAGTATTGGAAAAGATAGTTTTGATAAAGTAGATTCACTGGGTGTACCTGCGGATCAGTTTTTACAATACTACTACCACTTCTTTAAAGCTATTCATTCAAATATTACAGGTGATTTTACATCTGCAAAAGAACATTATAATCAAGCTGAATTACTCTTAAAACATATTCCCGATGAAATTGAACATGCTGAATTCCGTTTTAAATTATCAACTTTTCATTATCATATTTATAAACCGCTTGCAGCAATCAAAGAAGCTACCAAAGCAAAGGATATCTTTAAAAAACATGCAGGATATGAAACTAATATTGGATTATGTGATAATTTAATTGGATTAGCTTGTACTCATTTAAAACAATTTGAGGAAGCTGAAGAACATTTCATTACAGCTATTAATACATTCAAAAAATCTGGTAAAGAAAAGAATATCACGTTTGTACGCCATAACTTAGGTTTAATGTATTCAGGTCAAAATTTATCTGAACTAGCAATACGATACCTCTCTGAAGTAACACAAGAACTCCCTAAAGATTATAAAGCAATTTTTATTAAAGCTAGGGAGCATATGAAAATCGGGGAGTCCAAAGAAACTTATAATCTTATAGTGAAAGGCTTAGAAATTTGTAAAGAGCTAAAGAATGAAGAATACGAACATCACTTTTTAATTTTAGAAAAATTAAATCAAAAGGTCTCTGCTGACGAATTAGAGAAGACAATTAAAACAGGAATCTCTTATTTTAAGAGAGAAAACCTACATGAGTACGTACAGGAATACGCTAAAAAATTAGCAGTTTTATTCCACCAAGAAAATAACCGTTCAAAAGCAAGCGATTATTTTTATCTTAGCCATCAAGCAGAAGAACAAAACTTTGAAAAGGAGGCTTTAAAATGA
- a CDS encoding helix-turn-helix domain-containing protein translates to MKAERIFEGTSADGIWNKAIFKVKEGSYYYISENSTIEITDNEYLNVEVLEEVHQGEDHNLFAVKGDERDMLQQLEMDGFNFEDVDWGDLNLLDNEIMSSTDAIEEWGIESSTLRKRIKDFPKGSIRKIGTTYAVTRFGMRCVFGSNRK, encoded by the coding sequence ATGAAAGCGGAACGGATTTTTGAAGGTACTAGTGCAGATGGTATATGGAATAAGGCTATATTCAAAGTAAAAGAAGGTAGCTACTATTATATATCTGAGAATAGTACGATTGAGATAACTGACAATGAGTATCTAAACGTAGAAGTGTTAGAAGAAGTCCATCAGGGAGAGGATCATAATTTGTTTGCAGTAAAAGGAGACGAAAGAGACATGCTGCAGCAGTTAGAGATGGATGGATTTAATTTTGAAGATGTTGATTGGGGAGACCTTAACCTATTGGATAACGAAATTATGAGTAGTACGGATGCTATAGAAGAGTGGGGAATTGAATCATCGACATTACGTAAAAGGATAAAGGATTTCCCGAAAGGCTCAATTCGTAAAATTGGCACGACATATGCTGTGACTCGATTTGGAATGCGCTGTGTTTTCGGTTCGAATAGGAAATAA
- a CDS encoding ATP-binding protein produces MKKPIDLNSLVSSYKNLPEEAFEGIKKFFNFTISNAEIEQISAFIDNLIVEDRFFGYFYVGYKIPQIDKEFDLLRFGENYILNVEIKSIMQGDAAREQLVKNKYYLSLLGKKLKLFTYISEDDSLYQLADDETLQPVDFGVFEKLLVSQKIEHHSNLDTLFNPSYYLVSPFNDMEKFNKGVYFLTKQQQEFKDKILKNLSQFTIIEGLPGTGKTLLLYDLAKGFNKTNDIVIVHTGDLNTGHLKLNQQYKWNIIPVKNVKQIQQLNPQFIFVDETQRMYPNQLAFIIKYIKENNIIGIFSIDPKQILSIRERNYNNLNTLCSLNNYQHFKLSKKIRTNKELGAFIKGLFNLEHMKYCRNTKNISIHYFDEISQARGFAEGMENEGWQIIDYTGQNFNGEAIRRMQLNRGLNAHGVLGQEFDKVLVLVGSTFYYDNQNSIAVRKANYYDPERMFYQSVTRARKQIMLLVVNNVEFMTKIINSLNNK; encoded by the coding sequence GTGAAAAAACCAATTGATTTAAATTCTTTAGTGAGCAGTTATAAAAATTTACCAGAGGAAGCTTTTGAAGGAATTAAAAAATTTTTTAATTTTACTATCAGCAATGCAGAGATTGAACAGATTTCTGCTTTTATTGATAATTTAATTGTGGAGGATAGATTCTTTGGATATTTTTATGTAGGTTACAAGATACCTCAAATAGATAAGGAATTTGACTTACTTAGATTTGGGGAAAATTACATCTTGAATGTAGAAATAAAATCTATTATGCAAGGAGATGCTGCTCGGGAGCAGCTAGTTAAAAATAAATATTATTTATCTTTGTTAGGTAAAAAATTAAAATTATTTACTTATATTTCAGAAGATGATAGTTTATATCAATTGGCAGATGATGAGACTCTTCAGCCGGTAGATTTTGGTGTTTTCGAAAAACTTTTAGTTAGTCAAAAAATAGAGCACCACTCAAATTTAGATACTTTGTTTAATCCATCCTATTACCTGGTTTCACCATTTAATGATATGGAGAAATTCAATAAAGGTGTATATTTTTTGACAAAACAACAGCAAGAATTTAAGGATAAAATACTAAAAAATTTGTCGCAGTTTACAATCATAGAAGGTTTACCCGGAACCGGAAAAACATTATTGCTTTATGATTTAGCAAAAGGATTCAATAAAACAAATGATATTGTTATAGTTCATACAGGAGATTTAAACACAGGGCATTTAAAATTAAACCAACAATATAAATGGAATATAATTCCTGTTAAGAATGTTAAACAGATTCAACAACTTAATCCTCAGTTTATTTTTGTTGATGAAACACAAAGAATGTATCCTAATCAGCTGGCGTTTATTATTAAATACATAAAAGAAAATAATATAATCGGGATCTTTTCTATCGATCCAAAGCAAATACTTTCAATTCGTGAACGTAATTACAATAATTTAAATACACTCTGCTCTTTAAACAATTACCAGCATTTCAAACTAAGTAAAAAGATTAGAACAAATAAAGAACTTGGAGCTTTTATCAAAGGTTTGTTTAACTTAGAACATATGAAATACTGTAGAAATACTAAAAATATATCTATCCATTATTTTGATGAAATTAGCCAAGCGAGAGGATTTGCAGAAGGAATGGAAAACGAAGGGTGGCAGATAATTGACTATACAGGCCAAAACTTTAATGGTGAAGCAATAAGGAGAATGCAACTGAATAGAGGATTAAATGCACATGGAGTTCTAGGGCAAGAATTTGATAAAGTACTTGTTTTAGTAGGTTCTACTTTTTATTATGATAATCAAAATAGTATTGCTGTAAGAAAAGCAAATTATTATGATCCGGAGAGAATGTTTTATCAATCCGTTACTCGCGCTAGAAAACAAATTATGTTGCTTGTTGTAAATAACGTAGAATTTATGACTAAGATTATTAACTCATTAAATAATAAATAG
- the xerS gene encoding tyrosine recombinase XerS, translating into MSNQEKEKFKILIDKHKSKMPWYIIEYAEMKTALSPATLYAYITEFEKFLKWLISNRLAVENGKVVTNICDVPISTLENLPLNEARTFQRYLQGEGIETRAINRTFSALKSLFKYLAQNTENEQGENYISRNVMDKIELHKEKVDAAARADDVANMIFNEKDDVAFLQFLANDYGEMLKDISPKKYSFFQRDKERDIAIISLILGTGLRVSEVASLTISSINFRQGKVKVTRKGNKRSSVLATRSCLDDVQEYIKVRPSKYNCPQDEDLLFVTNYKGKYTQLTVRAIQKLCDKYSSAFDEKRSPHKLRHTYATNHYKENKDLVLLRDQLGHTSVEVTSIYTNINNEKKREAVDRLERRQFE; encoded by the coding sequence ATGAGTAACCAAGAAAAAGAAAAGTTTAAAATACTAATTGATAAGCATAAAAGTAAAATGCCCTGGTATATCATAGAGTATGCAGAAATGAAAACAGCCCTCTCCCCCGCTACATTGTATGCTTATATTACTGAATTTGAAAAGTTTCTAAAATGGCTTATAAGTAATCGATTAGCCGTTGAAAACGGTAAGGTGGTCACTAATATATGTGATGTACCAATTTCAACACTAGAAAATCTACCATTAAATGAAGCTAGAACTTTTCAAAGATATCTACAGGGAGAAGGTATTGAGACAAGAGCTATTAACAGAACTTTCTCCGCTTTAAAATCCCTATTCAAGTACTTAGCTCAAAATACAGAGAACGAACAAGGGGAAAATTACATCTCACGTAATGTAATGGATAAAATTGAACTGCATAAGGAGAAAGTAGATGCAGCAGCAAGAGCAGATGACGTTGCAAACATGATATTTAATGAAAAAGATGATGTAGCTTTTCTTCAATTTCTAGCAAATGATTATGGTGAAATGTTGAAGGATATATCACCCAAAAAATATAGTTTTTTTCAGCGTGATAAAGAAAGAGACATAGCCATCATAAGCCTTATTTTAGGCACTGGCCTTCGAGTTTCTGAGGTAGCTAGTCTTACTATATCTAGTATAAACTTCCGTCAGGGGAAAGTAAAAGTGACGCGTAAAGGTAATAAGAGATCTTCCGTATTAGCTACTCGCTCTTGCTTAGATGATGTTCAGGAGTACATTAAGGTTCGTCCTAGTAAATATAACTGCCCTCAAGATGAAGACTTACTCTTCGTAACAAATTATAAAGGGAAATATACACAGTTAACTGTTAGAGCTATACAGAAGTTATGTGACAAATATTCAAGTGCATTTGATGAAAAGCGTAGCCCTCATAAACTACGACACACATATGCAACAAACCATTATAAAGAAAACAAAGATCTTGTATTGCTGCGAGATCAACTTGGCCACACTTCTGTTGAGGTTACAAGTATTTATACTAATATTAATAACGAGAAAAAACGTGAGGCTGTTGATCGCTTGGAAAGAAGACAATTTGAATAA
- a CDS encoding RelA/SpoT domain-containing protein, whose product MQLNQQEFFETYNIDTQEFETAEISWNSLLEIHSDYLSYKETLIPTAEHLSMMLRTHPASHTVRSRVKDAGHLIDKIIRKTIREKEKNPDYYIDVNNYKSEITDLIGIRVLHLYKDQAAPIDKFIRDTWDLREKCTIYYRQGDYSKQEEPKNNDLFNFKVHPFGYRSWHYLISSQATKNVHIAEIQVRTIFEEGWSEIDHQLRYPNNMNDVQLTKQLLVLNRVAGSADEMATVIRELVAENNIKQKSIDELKTQLDTLMKENNIEKAVKEKFQKKVEELQDQLALKLPNNRWFNTPIYLGEGPTPASSPLLKAGEQFVIDFKADEPYDIKRYLSGYTHPALIKKADPQK is encoded by the coding sequence ATGCAATTAAATCAGCAAGAGTTTTTTGAAACATATAACATAGATACACAAGAGTTTGAGACTGCAGAAATTAGTTGGAATAGTTTATTAGAGATACATAGTGATTACTTATCCTATAAAGAAACATTAATTCCTACAGCAGAACATTTATCAATGATGTTGCGTACTCACCCAGCATCTCATACTGTTAGGTCTAGGGTTAAAGATGCTGGGCACTTAATTGATAAAATTATTAGAAAAACTATTAGAGAAAAGGAGAAAAATCCTGATTATTACATCGACGTTAATAATTATAAATCAGAGATTACAGATTTAATTGGAATTAGAGTTCTGCACCTTTACAAAGACCAAGCAGCTCCTATTGATAAATTTATCCGTGATACTTGGGATTTAAGGGAAAAATGTACCATCTACTACCGTCAAGGTGATTACTCAAAACAAGAAGAACCTAAAAATAATGATTTATTTAATTTCAAGGTACATCCATTTGGCTATCGTTCATGGCACTATTTAATCAGTTCGCAAGCAACAAAAAACGTTCACATTGCAGAAATTCAGGTAAGAACAATTTTTGAAGAAGGTTGGAGTGAAATTGACCATCAGCTAAGATATCCTAATAATATGAACGACGTCCAGCTAACTAAGCAGCTATTAGTTTTAAATAGAGTTGCTGGAAGTGCTGACGAAATGGCGACTGTAATCAGAGAATTAGTTGCTGAAAATAATATAAAACAAAAATCTATTGATGAATTAAAAACACAGCTTGACACATTGATGAAGGAAAATAATATTGAAAAAGCTGTTAAAGAAAAATTCCAGAAGAAAGTTGAAGAGCTTCAAGATCAACTGGCACTTAAATTACCAAATAATAGATGGTTTAATACACCTATATATTTGGGAGAAGGACCAACGCCCGCTTCATCCCCCCTACTTAAAGCCGGCGAACAATTTGTTATTGATTTTAAAGCAGATGAGCCATATGACATTAAGCGATATTTAAGTGGTTATACACATCCTGCACTCATTAAAAAAGCAGATCCACAGAAATAA
- a CDS encoding metal-binding protein ZinT: MKIAFTKMVGILTISSMLVLVGCQTSGSSKKQEQTSESHTHENEHDHSHDHSHAHDESTEKIYEGYFEDNQVKDRSLSDWKGDWQSVYPYLQDGTLDEVFAYKAKHKGKMSAKEYKEYYNEGYQTDVNRIVIQGDTVTFYKNKEEYSGKYIYDGYKILTYDAGNRGVRYIFKLAEKTEGVPQYIQFSDHGIYPNKANHYHLYWGDNREALFDEVIHWPTYYPSDMNGHDIAHEMMAH; encoded by the coding sequence ATGAAAATTGCATTTACAAAGATGGTAGGTATATTAACTATTAGTTCAATGTTAGTGTTAGTAGGCTGTCAGACTTCAGGTTCATCTAAAAAGCAAGAGCAAACATCTGAAAGTCATACACACGAAAATGAACACGATCACAGTCATGATCATAGTCATGCTCATGATGAATCAACAGAAAAAATTTATGAAGGGTATTTCGAAGACAACCAAGTGAAGGATCGATCACTCTCCGATTGGAAAGGAGACTGGCAATCGGTATATCCATATTTACAAGATGGAACGCTTGATGAGGTATTTGCTTACAAAGCGAAACATAAAGGTAAAATGTCAGCCAAAGAATATAAGGAGTATTATAATGAAGGATATCAAACAGATGTCAACCGTATCGTGATTCAAGGAGATACTGTAACATTCTACAAAAACAAAGAAGAATATTCTGGTAAATATATCTATGATGGGTACAAAATTTTGACATATGATGCAGGGAATAGAGGTGTAAGATACATATTTAAACTAGCAGAAAAAACAGAAGGAGTTCCTCAGTATATTCAATTTAGTGATCATGGTATTTATCCGAATAAAGCTAATCACTACCACTTGTATTGGGGTGACAATCGTGAAGCTTTATTCGATGAAGTCATACACTGGCCTACCTACTACCCATCGGATATGAATGGACATGATATTGCGCACGAGATGATGGCGCATTAA
- a CDS encoding SMI1/KNR4 family protein, whose protein sequence is MSNVTWIGVNKKEITDENIQKVEHYFNIKFPMDFVECVKKYDSGYPRPKIFDVPGQDENVFSKLLTFDLENRNSIIQVYDDIKDRLANKVYPFGKDSFGNHLCFDYRSNPESPTVVFWDHEEENTEEAIHPVCSTFTELLASLRDFEEED, encoded by the coding sequence ATGAGCAACGTTACTTGGATTGGAGTAAATAAAAAAGAAATTACCGATGAAAACATTCAGAAAGTAGAACATTATTTCAATATTAAATTCCCTATGGATTTTGTAGAATGTGTAAAAAAATATGATAGTGGTTATCCAAGACCCAAAATATTTGATGTACCCGGACAGGATGAAAATGTATTTAGTAAGCTTTTAACTTTTGATTTAGAAAATAGAAATTCAATCATTCAAGTTTATGATGATATAAAAGATAGATTAGCAAATAAAGTATATCCCTTTGGTAAGGATTCATTTGGGAATCATCTGTGCTTTGACTACCGTAGCAATCCTGAATCACCGACAGTAGTATTTTGGGATCATGAGGAAGAAAACACAGAGGAAGCAATACATCCTGTATGCTCAACATTTACAGAATTACTTGCTAGTCTACGTGATTTTGAAGAAGAAGATTGA